The following coding sequences are from one Thermostaphylospora chromogena window:
- a CDS encoding carboxymuconolactone decarboxylase family protein: MSRRPPGKPRLPGLPPDRLTGEQRAVYDAIAKGRRAEGPQLFPLTEEDGRLRGPFNAMLLSPPVGGALQALGSALRYESDLTARERELAILVVAAHWGSAFEWEAHVAVGRHVGLTDAEIEAIRTGEPVPLDDEREAAVVAWVRELTSRWDVDDEAYARAEAVLGLRRAYELSVLVGYYSTLALQLRVFAGERPPAAG; this comes from the coding sequence GTGAGCCGCCGCCCGCCCGGCAAGCCCCGGCTCCCCGGACTGCCGCCGGACCGGCTCACCGGCGAGCAGCGCGCCGTCTACGACGCCATCGCCAAAGGCAGGCGCGCGGAGGGACCGCAGCTGTTCCCGCTCACCGAGGAGGACGGACGGCTGCGCGGACCGTTCAACGCGATGCTGCTCAGCCCGCCGGTCGGCGGGGCGCTGCAGGCGCTCGGCTCCGCGCTGCGCTACGAGAGCGATCTCACCGCCCGGGAGCGCGAACTGGCCATCTTGGTGGTGGCCGCGCACTGGGGCAGCGCCTTCGAGTGGGAGGCGCACGTCGCGGTCGGCCGTCACGTGGGGCTCACCGACGCGGAGATCGAGGCGATCAGGACGGGCGAACCGGTGCCGCTCGACGATGAGCGGGAGGCGGCGGTCGTGGCGTGGGTGCGTGAGCTGACCTCCCGCTGGGACGTCGACGACGAGGCGTACGCGCGGGCCGAGGCCGTGCTGGGCCTGCGCCGCGCCTACGAGCTGAGCGTCCTCGTCGGCTACTACAGCACGCTCGCCCTGCAACTGCGCGTCTTCGCGGGTGAGCGCCCGCCCGCCGCCGGCTGA
- a CDS encoding TetR family transcriptional regulator, whose product MAEIAAAAGIGRATLHRCFPSREALLAGLIRAGCEEPCGRIRRRRAGHRAGRGGRRAAGPRRVDPPARRREAHRAGTGGALGPAAGGQPAAGGRSPAKTRSCRASVL is encoded by the coding sequence ATGGCCGAGATCGCCGCGGCGGCCGGGATCGGCCGGGCCACGCTCCACCGCTGCTTCCCCAGCCGGGAGGCGCTGCTCGCAGGCCTGATCCGGGCGGGTTGCGAGGAACCGTGCGGCAGGATCCGCCGACGCCGAGCCGGACACCGTGCCGGTCGAGGAGGGCGTCGCGCGGCTGGCCCGCGGCGGGTGGATCCGCCCGCGCGGCGCCGGGAAGCGCACCGGGCCGGAACGGGCGGCGCCCTCGGCCCGGCGGCGGGCGGTCAGCCGGCGGCGGGCGGGCGCTCACCCGCGAAGACGCGCAGTTGCAGGGCGAGCGTGCTGTAG